DNA from Prionailurus bengalensis isolate Pbe53 chromosome X, Fcat_Pben_1.1_paternal_pri, whole genome shotgun sequence:
gcctgtaccACTATAAAATTccctctcagaactgcttttgctgtgtcccaaaggttttggaatattatgtttccattttaatttgtctcaaggtattttataatttcctctaTAATGGCTTCATTGACCCACTGGTTGTTTAGTAGTATATTGTTCAGTCTtcacatgtgtgtttttttttccagtttctttttccttgtaattgatttcaagtttcaaactgttgtggtcagaaaagacgccttttttttcattgttttctgattatttttgtagttcttctctgtttctttcatcttttctcactctctttccttttgatttGATGATTTCCCTTGGTGTTATGTTTGgattcatttatctttattttttgtgtatctattataggcttttggtttgtggttactgTGATGTTCATATACAACACCTGATGAACACAGTAGCCCATTGTAAGTTGATAGTCTCTTAAGTTCTAACACCTTACTCATTTTCTTAACAGCATCTTTTGATGagcaatatatttttcatttttatgaaaccaatttctaagttttttttattgataGAAGCTtcatttatagttttagcttCTACTTTTATTTGGTCTATCTCAAGTTAATGGTTATACATGAAATGAGGTAAGATTTGAAGCTCACCTTTCTTTCCACATGCCTATATAGTTGTTCTAGAAGTAAAAAATCTTTAATCTATAAtatcaatttgcattcctaacCGTGAtatctttatttctgaaaaacattCTCCACTAAAGGTAATGAGGGttctttagagaaatggctgattccagagcTGGGGCAGGAAAAGGACAAGATGAGCCAAGAATATCTTACTGTCCCAGAAAGAAAGTGCTTAAAGAATACGGTAAACATATTCAGAGGACACAGGAGCCAGCCTAAAAGGATTCCCACTTCAAATCTGGGAAATTTTAATATCAGCATGAATAAAGATAGTAACCGATTATAATctattgtataaaataataattcaaggGTCAATgctgataaaaataaacatgaataaaagaagacagaaaactcTCTTTTAGAGTAGAACGTaaactaatattaaatatttcttaatgagtACAAAATAATTATCTTAACTTTGGAGTGGGGAAGCCTGGTAGAAGTTCCCTTAACCCACTGATAAAATACTACCACTGGTGATGGAACACAAGAACATCATGTGCTTTCTGACCCGGTGCACTGAAAAAAACCCAGTGACATGTCTGgggtattcctgccaaaaatgcataatatAAATCTAATAATGGAGAGATATCAGCAACTGAGGGACACTTTGTAAAGTTACTAAAAAGCCTGTACTGTTCAAAACTATCAAGGTCATGTCAAAGAAGGACAGAAGAACTCTTCCAGACTGAAGAAGATTGAAGAGGCATGATAGCTAAATGTAATATGTGATCCAGGAGTGGATGGTAGACCTAAAAATGACCTTTTGGTGACAATTGGGAAAAATCTTCATGGGGTCAGTGGACTCAAAAGTAGCATTATgttggggctcctaggtggctgagtaggttaagcgtctggctgttgatctcagctcaggtgataatctctcatgctttgtgggatcgatccctgcattgggctctgtgctgacagtgcagaacctacttggaattctttctccctttctctgcccctcccctgttctctctctctctcaaaataaataaacattaaaattgaaaaaaaatttaaaagtatatcaaTATTAATCTCCTTGATTTCGATAGTTAGACTGTGGTTTTGTAGGACAGTGTACTTGCTTACAGTAAATGCATGCTGTAATAATAAGTGGAAATGAGTTTTCCTGTTTGCAGGTTTCAAATGGTTTAGGAAAAAAgatctcacacacatacacacaaaaatactgactATGAGAGAAAGATATGCCAAATAcggtaaaatgttaacaattggttCACCTAGGGGAAGCATATGTAGGAATTAATAAAAATCTTACAAGTCTTTTATacatttgaaatgatttcaaagcaagttttaaaagaaaggaaattaagaattaGTGTATGAAAagcattttacactttaaaacttactttcatatttattttctcatttgagaCTCACACCAACTTTGTGAGGGGacatgtttattcactttttacaaataaggaaattgggTTTCAGAGATGCTCAATGGCTTATCTGTGATAGAACATGTCAGATGTAGGACCTGGACCAGGTATTCCCTCCCctaatctactttatttttataattccatGCTGCCTTTAAAGATAGGATCTTAGGTTTGCCTTATGCAAGTTACTGCTTTAGAACTAGAACTTCAGCTCCTCATTTATAATTGGTTTTCATCAGCGGGCCGCTCTGTAGGTCCTTCTCTCATTTAACAACAAAATAGCCCTTAGAATGAGCAACTAGCACTGTCCTCTCCAACTCTGAACTTCTGGGATTCCATCTCCATTTTGCACCAACACCGGGGCACTTGCAGGAAACAGTATGACAGTTGAGAAAGGTACTGggattactcttttttaaaaaaaagtttatttatttttgcaagagagagagtgtgtgtgagagagaatggggaaggggcagagatgcagggagagaaagcatcccaagcaggcctcgcactgccagcacagaggctgacacagggctcgaactcatgaaccttgagatcatgacccgagcagagatcaagagtcagatgcttaaccgactgagccacccaggcgcccctgggatcaCTCTTATACAGCACACACTTCCTCTTAACTAGAGAGGGTTTTTACAGAAAGAATCCAGTTTCCAAATCGAGAGAACTAGACACTGGGTGTACAGGAGCCAAGGGAGCTGATGGCAGCTAGCAGGAAAGCCTAGGGAAGCTGAGAGGAGAGGATGCTGGAACTCAGCTGAGGGCCGACCAGAGATGCTCCTAGGGCTAAGGAAAaccctgtttccttctctcagatGCCCTGGGGCTGCTGGTCTCTCCCAGGAGGACCGATATGGTGGCAAGGTGATGAAGGAAGGTTTCTGGAAGTACAGTCGCCTCTTTACTCTGACAGAGCGTTATATATCCACAACCCAGATGGAGCATGAAGTCTCCCAAGACTgcgagagaaaatagaaaatgctatACAATGGCCTTCAGAATGCTAGGCTAGACACTTCTTTTCCCTAAAAAAGCATGTCTTCTCATTATGAGAGCAGCATGTTTTGAACTGGCAGCAAGCACGACTACCATGAAATCGTATTTTATTCTtccaactactttttttttcaagagtaaacattttttaatttaaattttatagcgAAATTTATATCCTAGAAGTAAGTAAGAGAGGTGAACAAACtacatattaaatttaaaatacaggtaATATAGTCACTGTAAGACTAATAAATCACAATTCTCCAGGGAAAAATAACATGCAATATATGTATAGCACTTTGTAGTTTGccaaatacttttatattttagcaTTTGATCTTCACTGCAGTCTTGTGATTTAGATCCTATTATTatacacatttgttaaaaaggAGACTGAGCTCGGAAGAATTCAGTGACTCACTCAAGCCACACAGTAAACAGGAGTTTGACGATTTGAACCCAAATTtcacaaattcttttctttccctgatgCTGCCCTGAAATGCGCTTCACGGCATTTACGTAGCATGCATATGCCTTAGAGAAAACATAGCCAGTTTcgattttatttttgtcatactGTGACCCTGCCAGTTCTCATGACAAGTAGCATCGCTGGTGGCAGAGGGCAGCAACAGGCATATGTCCACGTGGGCACAGCCACTCACACAATGACACAGATGTGCGGTCTCCTTAGAGCTCCCCACTAGAGCGGAATAGTTTGGACTTCTCTCAATCGTACACACAGCAATTTAAACTATGGAGATGCCTAACTATATGGACAGGTCAAGGCCATCGGAATAAAATTTGTATTCCTTATATTTGCCAAGAATAAAGGGCATACCACGCTATGCGAGGCCACACGGGGATACACCGGGTTTTAGTCAGTAGGCAGAAGGGAGTAAGGGGAAGATACAGGACAGAGCTCTTATTGGAGTTCCCACCAGAAAGGCTAGGCAATGCAGGGTAAAGAGTTTAGGATTCACGAGTTTAAATGATCCCAGAAGACTTTGGGGCAGAGGGACTGTCTCTAGCTGTGTAGGGCCTGGCTCTGGGTCGATTCAAGACAGTGGAAATACTGCTTGGTGTGTGAGACTGAGAAAAGGAGACCGTTTCAGGGTAAAGGCTCTGGATCTCAGGGAAGGTGTAAACAACTCTGGCTGCGAGTCTGGCCCTGTAATTGATTGATACAAAGGGGACGTATACAGAATGTAACAAAAAGAGAATAGGACTGTAGATTCACTGTATCATGTCAGTGCTTTTGCAGGGGGTGCATGCTTTTATGTGTGGCATCTCCCCGTTTCTCCAGGTTCAGTCTCTACTGTCATGCAACAAACTACCCCAAACCTTTGTGGTTGAAAGCCACTGCCCTTTTATTTGTTCATGGTTCTGTAGATTGGGAATTCATGTAGTTTTGGAATTCAGGATAGTGTTTTGGCTCTAAGCGGTCCGCTGGAGTCATTCACTCAGCTGCATTCAGGTTGAAAcatccagggggtggggggtgcttcaTTCTCATGTGTGTCTGCAGCCTTGCTCCATGGGGCTAGCTTGAGCTTCCTCACAGCACAGTGTTCTCAGGGTAGTTagacttcctttttaaattttaagtgtttttatttatttttgagagagagcatgagcaagggaggggcagagagacaggcagacaaaggatctgaagcaggctctgcgctgacagcagcaagcctgattcagggctcgaactcacggactgtgagatcatgacctgagccaaagagagctgctcaatcaactgagccacccaggcgtcccagggtGGTTAGACTTCTTATCTGGCCGCTGGCTCCTAGTAGGGAGCATTCTGAGTGGCAAAGGCAGAATCTTCAGGTCTTTAAGACCTTGCCTCCTAAGTTATAAGTTACTtccatcccattttttttttttgtcaaatcaAGTCACAAAGTCAGCCCAGATTAAAGGGGCAAAAACCCACAATTGTTTCTACCTCCTGATTATGCTAAGTGGCAAAGAATCTGTGATTATCTTCGATTCACTTCACGTATTCTGCCTCATGAAACATCTCTCTTAATTAAGTAACCAACCAATTTGAAAGAGAGGCCTATTCTACATTTTAAACAAAGCAAGTAAACACAAATTGACAGGACACATGCCAATATCTATAACAACAAATGTATCAAAATgctagaaacaaaccaaaagtgTAAGTTCTTGTCTGTTCCAGGTGACtcattacattaaaagaattaggaatgaaaaaaaatgagaacaaaaaccTAGTGCAATATACTGAAGGAAATAAACTCTAGGTTATAGCAAAATAGAAACATATACATGGATAATGAAAATTACTTAGTAATAAgacattaatttataaaaatcatcATTCAGTTATAGAAAACTGatcttccagggcacctggagggctcagtcagttaagcgtctgacatcggctcaggccatgatctcacggtttgtgggtcggagccccgcgtcgagctctgggctgacagctcagagcctggagcctgcttccgattctgtgtctccctctctctctatgcctcccctgctcgtgctctgtctctttctccaaaaataaatgaatgttaaaaaaggtattttaaataaaaaaaaagaaatctgatctTCCACTTCCTTATCTTTGGGACTGTGAGTGTATTTGGTACAATCCTTCTCCTGCATCGTCtgagaaaatgaacagagctGGGTGTCTTTAGCTCCGAAGCAGTAGTGTACCTAGAAATTCGGGTGGAGTATTATGCAGTCATTAAGAAGACAGCTCTGTGTATCCTATCTGTGTCTACGGACATGTACGGACTGACATATGTTTATTAGCAGAACTATGTGTATTTGGATCCTGCAAACCCCATGGATGTATCTGGAAGGAGACaaactgaattttgaattttcaagTGAGATTTTGTAGGTAGCAGGTGAGGTACGAGGAacgtttccttttaattttaatatgtcagtattatttaattttcttagccATAAGAATACATTAATTTAGTAcgtaaataaacatgtaaaaatgttttaggaCACTTTGGTAAGCTGTACCTGCTCATTCCTCTCCCTAGGCTGGAGGTCTCCACAGCCCTCCTGATGTGGGTGCTGTAAAAAGTAGCCCAGAGTGTACCTGCttaagaaggaggaaagggacagGTCTATAGGCAGGAGCCTGGATCTTAGTGGCATCCATTTGCCCCTCTTACAAATATCCCCTCCAAAGCTGCTTTGTGCACCTGGCTTCACAGTCAAGTACCACACTGGTTTGTCCGATCTGTACATATCCTTCTGGAGGCTAAAGAACCAAGGGACACTTTCATGTTTGTTTCAAGGCAATTTTACAAGTCTGGCTGTAATTTTACAAGTTTATACCAGGGTAGGGTTTAAAGCTTCGAAGGTGGTGGAAGTGAGGAGCACCAGAGATCACTTCCTTGGCCTTGGGCCAATGCTCTTGCTAAATAGTGGGGGTGTGAACCACCCTCAGAACATTCCGAGCCAGAGCTGTCCTGATAAAGTTTCTGAGCCTGAGAAAAGACACACAGTGTACTTTGCCCCTGCCCCCGGCATCTTCGCACGGGTGAAAGGGAACATCCAAGGGTCActtgagagaagaaagggagcaaGGAAGGCGATGTGCAGCCCTGAGCAAGACGAATGGAGAAGGAAGGGCTAGCACGCCTTAGCATTGGTGGCAGAGCATCATGGGTACCCACATACTGGTTATCATGAACATTATGAGTCTATATGATGATTTTGGCTATGGATCCTACTCACCTCTTCCCAGCTGCTTCCCCCTTGGGTCACTGATGAACTgcctgtctctcctccctccatccaAACTGGAAAGCACCTTCCAAAGTCACTGCTCAGCTCCGTGATCAGTTCTGGTCAGGGCATTTCTTGTTTCCTAGCAACACTAGCCCCCTCAGAGGTGCTACTAAtggtttcttcttctgttttccttccagaCTCCCTCTGCCACAGGGTCATAAGGAAGAGGACTAGGGCAGCAGGGGCCTAATTATCTCTAGGTCTCCACCAGACCTGCCTCATTCACCGAGGCCCAGTGTGTAACAATTGTGCAGTGAGAGGGCGTGTGCACCAGAGTTACAGAGGCCGAGACTGTGGTGCTGCGCCACCAATGTATTGCTCTCCCGGGTCTCAGGCTCCTAGAGTGCCCATCCTTGTGCAAGGCCCTTGTTCCAGGGTCAGTGAGGCAGCTCATGTCAATCACCAGATATGGTACCTGTCACACAATGTTTGCTAGTGGGAGTAGAATCCCGGGCATCTCTTCTTGTATTAGGGTCTGGACATGGAAAGTGGAGCTGGACACAACTGCCCAGCAGGTCCACCCTCTACCCTCAGCTGGGAATTGGCAGAATGGCCAGATACCTACCCCTCATATTTCCTGCCCCTTCATTCCCTTCATTCCAGTGCCCAGTAAACACTGTGAGAGGCTGAACACAAGAATGACTGACAGAGGGTCTCTGCACGGCCCCCGGGGGCTTCTCATCTAGTGGGGGAGCCGATACCACAGGAGAGCCCAAGGCTCATATTGCCTCCTGTATGCTCTCCCCCCTGCACACCCTCCCAGTAGTGTTATGTGCCCCCCCCCTTCCTACTTGGACTTGCCCTGTTTGTCTCCTCTCAGCCTCTCACTTCCACGGATGCCCATTCAATTctattgtaaaaatacaaaataggatGTTTAAAAACCCACTTTGCCATTTGCATTACATCAGTCATCATTTCACTGACTCATGACCAGAGATAGATCATTTTGGACAATTTAAAGAGTATTTTGAACACCTGGTGTAGCTACCACTTCTAATTTTTATCTCAACATCTGCACCCTGAGATTCTTTCACCCACCAAATATTTGTGGATCATCTACTCCGGGCCACTTTTCTAGGCATTGGGGATAGAGCTGCTAACAAAGCAAAGTCTTTTTTTCACAGAGACTTACATTGTAAAGTGGAGGCAGACTGATGAACAAAGTGCTATATGGTACCATGGCCACGAGTATGATAAATGCTACGTAGAGACCTGAAGCAGGGTAAGAGGTTAGACATTACTGACAAGAGAGTAGGGTGTTCTGATAGATGACGCGGCCAGGAAAAGTCTTCTCTGAAAACAGTGGGCGAAGGAGTCAGGCAGCTAACTGGGGAGAGAGCCTTGCAAGGCAGAAAAGATCGAAGATGCAAAGATCCTGAGGCCAGAGCTACGTGATGTGTACTGAGGATCAGCAAGAAGGACAATGTGATTAGAGCAGCGGATGGGAATAGGTGAGGGGGTGAGGCAGGGCTTTGTAGACCATGACcaagaatttgctttttattttgagtgagaggggAAAACTGCTGGAGAATTTTGAGCAAGGGAATAAAAAGTTCTAACTTCTGTTCCAAAGGATTCCTGTGACTACTGTGTGGAGAAGTCCTCTGCCTTTCTCCGTGGGCACTGAGAAATACGggcatatccatatccatatccatatccccGGAGGATCGATTccaagaccccctcccccccagtagATGCCTGAAACTGAGGACGGTATTGAATCCTATACAGACCaggttttttcctatacatacatacctgtgataacgtttaatttataaattaggcagaGCAAGACATTAACAACTAATAAAACAGAATGTTTATATCACTTTACTATAATACAAGTTTCAGAATATCTCTTAAAATATCTTCTTGTACTGTACTTACCCTagttgtgatgatgtgagatgctAAAATGCCTAGTGATGAGacgaagtgaggtgaatgacaggCATGGTGATGCAGCATCTGGCTAGTCTTGATCTGAGGCTAGGTGGGAAGGAAGGTCATCCGCTTCCAGACGGAACCACCATTGACACAGGTGACTGAAACCACTGGAATGCGAAGCCATGGATAAGGGGGGACTCCTGTGTACGCTGTAGGAACAGAAGAGTGAGAGCTAAGTAATTggttggaagaaaggaaggctggATCAGGGTGCTAGTGGTAACAGTGACAAGAGGTGACTGAACtggggatatattttaaaagcacagcCAACATAATGTCAGCTCTAAGGTCCTGGACCCAACTTCGTTGTCAACGGCTATTTAAATAATCAAACTCAAAGCAGAAAACcgaaagcatttaaaaacacaagtCTTCATTGTTAAGCAACGAATAATGTATGAATGATGGCCTGGGGAGACTAACATTAGGACATGAAATAGTCAAAGATAGGCAAGAGCCTGCAAATGGTTCTCGAAAGTTGATTTTGCAGAACTTTTTACAGTTCActgtttaaaagaataatttttttttttaaaagaaggatgtAGGTATACATTATTTCCTAACTAAAGAAAAATCcctgtttgttttaaaagaggAGCCCTAAGGGTCTTTCATAACTCCGAAAGGTATGTGACTCCCGCAGCGCGGCCCTTAGTGCTAATAGCTCTCTGGGCGGCTGAGATTTAAATAAGCAAGGAAGTGTGTTAACAAAACACGCAAATGGAATCTAGCGGCCACAGACCCGACAAGGAACGCTGCATTGGGTGAGTCGGCTGAGTTGCACGGTGATTAATCCTTTCAACTTGAGCGGGTTCGCTCTCTCTGAGAGATGGGTTGTGGCGCTCACTCGTTCCTGGCTAAAGCCGGGCCCATATCCGGGGTGCCACCGCGGTCCCCTGCCTTTACACGGGCGGACTTGGAATCCTCCCGGGCCCGCCGCTCGGCGACCCCGGCCGCCCCTTCCCAGACCGAGTCCCAGAGGCTCGGCCCGCTCCCCCTGACCACGCCCCCACGCGGAGTCGGTGGCTTCCCTGACCACGCCCCCCGACCCGGGCCGCGCCGGCGCGCCGGCCGCCCCAGTGGCTCTGCGGGCGGAGCTTGCGCAGCCGCCGGACCCCTGCGCGCACCGCCCTCCGCCCCTGGCCTCCGTGCGCCTCCGCGGACACGCACTTCCTGCGAGGCCTCAGTGCGCACCTTAGCCGAACCGAGCCGAGCTCAACCTTGCACTTCCAAGTCGTTCGCCATGGTGGACGAGCTGGTGCTACTGCTGCACGCGCTCCTGATGCGGCACCGCGCGCTGAGCATCGAGAACAGCCAGCTCATGGAACAGCTACGGCTGCTGGTGTGCGAGAGGGCCACCCTGCTGCGCCAGGTACGTCCGCCGAGCTGCCCGGTGCCCTTCCCCGAAACGTTTAGCGGCGAGAGCTCCCGGCTCCCCGAGTTTATCGTGCAGACGGCGTCTTACATGCTCGTCAACGAGAACCGATTCTGCAACGACGCCATGAAGGTGGCATTCCTAATCAGCCTGCTCACCGGGGAAGCCGAGGAGTGGGTGGTGCCCTACATTGAGATGGATAGCCCC
Protein-coding regions in this window:
- the LDOC1 gene encoding protein LDOC1, whose translation is MVDELVLLLHALLMRHRALSIENSQLMEQLRLLVCERATLLRQVRPPSCPVPFPETFSGESSRLPEFIVQTASYMLVNENRFCNDAMKVAFLISLLTGEAEEWVVPYIEMDSPILGDYRAFLDEMKQCFGWDDDEEDDDDDEEDDY